One Bos javanicus breed banteng chromosome 10, ARS-OSU_banteng_1.0, whole genome shotgun sequence genomic window, GACTCGGCTCCAGCCTGTCTGCTCGCGAGCCAACCAAGACCGGTGCtggcccaccccagcccccgccccccgcgccccccAGCACCAAGCTTGCCGAGGACTCGGCTCTGCAGGGCGTGCCCTCCCTGGTGGCAGGTGGCAGTCCACAGACTCTGCAGCCAGTGTCCAGCAGCCATGTGGCTAAAGCTCCCAGCCTGACCTTTGCCTCCCCCGCCAGCCCTGTCTGTGCGTCTGACAGTACCCTGCACGGGGTGGAGAGCAGCTCCCCGCTGTCCCCGCCGGCGGCCAGTTACAGCTCCGCTCTGTGGGCCGCCGAGCACTTCTGCCACAGCCCAGATAGCTTTCCAGAGCAGCGGCAGAGCAAGCACAGGCGCTTTCAGAATACCCTGGTAGTCCTGCACAAATCTGGTTTGCTGGAGATCACTTTGAAAACCAAGGAGTTGATTCGTCAGAACCAGGCAACTCAGGTGGAACTCGACCAGCTCAAGGAGCAGACCCGGCTGTTCATAGAGGCCACTAAGAGCAGGGCTCCTCAGGCCTGGGCCAGGCTGCAGGCATCTTTATCATCAGGGTCAGGTCATACCGGCAGTGACCTGGAAGCATTCTCTGAGCAGCCAGACATATAACATCGAAGGCATATTCTCCTGTTACTTGAGTGtttctttttaactcttttaCTGTTACTACTCCTGTTTCCCAAAGCTTACATaagatcttttccttttaaactcaGACTGTTCAATGGTTCACTTACGAAGCCACACGCCAGGACCTGGCTGCTGTCTTAACCTGTGGTCTATGCAGTTTACCTTTGTCTCTGTTCCAGCAAGGACCTCAGGTTTGGGTGCCCTTGAGTCCCTCTTCCTCAGCCTGCAGGCAGTTTGATGGCTCACGGGGCAAAATGTGAGAGGTGATTGTGCGGGGCCCTGCTAGCTGTCACCTCCCGCCACCCCACTCACCAGCCCTGATCGAGGGTGCAGTGACGCAGACGAGCGCACAGAGCAGCACCTGTCAAGTCAGGGAGCAGGTGACATGAGGAACCCTTCATGGATCTTCCCTTGAAGGTCTT contains:
- the CIPC gene encoding CLOCK-interacting pacemaker produces the protein MERKNPSREGSRRLSAKPSKGSEMKKAARQLGLAAAESDKDSGFSDGSSECLSSAEQMESEDMLSALGWSREDKPRPSSKPASGAFPTLSPMVVMKNVLVKQGSSSSQLQSWTVQPSFEVISAQPQLLFLHPPVPSPVSPGHAGEKKSDSRNYLPILNSYTKIAPHPGKRGPAHSAEEREGGMQKKVCTERLGSSLSAREPTKTGAGPPQPPPPAPPSTKLAEDSALQGVPSLVAGGSPQTLQPVSSSHVAKAPSLTFASPASPVCASDSTLHGVESSSPLSPPAASYSSALWAAEHFCHSPDSFPEQRQSKHRRFQNTLVVLHKSGLLEITLKTKELIRQNQATQVELDQLKEQTRLFIEATKSRAPQAWARLQASLSSGSGHTGSDLEAFSEQPDI